In a genomic window of Salmo trutta chromosome 32, fSalTru1.1, whole genome shotgun sequence:
- the drc3 gene encoding dynein regulatory complex subunit 3 — protein sequence MSRLYDTAEPSLVDEELLQKAVEEQGPQDQAGQIAKEEGIQYEEVCQLRLDYKNILKIDHLWQFTSLTKLQLDNNIIEKIEGLGRLTNLKWLDLSFNNIEEIEGLDSLVKLEDLSLYNNRISVIENMDTLLNLHVLSIGNNFLAQLENVIYLRKFKNLRTLNLAGNPICKEDRYKIFVAAYLPELVYLDFRLLDEQTREQAFGKYQYAIEEMRHNEAQERRAMDARQEQEDELQLHRDAFVELLNGPYLFDSMYADDAEAAKLAYLPGVSLLLETYKSHLVALCVQVFEIGLAQRTRREDEVKSFFDCSREAVDDNQQRAAQIAADFEKARRQVMSEMQQATDTRLVEAQLNHCSEEINQLCDSLMTQELQLVDQLEDIIKDFERNISDMVAGFIEVVQGIFAQCRDLENHHHEKLLEIAVATLERVAKNELEEDMPDDVRMLFVDKDTVINAVSASHDTHLLKIDNREDELMMRCNSWMSALMKSVQDEEVKRNRKRISEIHNYIDYVRDHLDEMQHEHH from the exons ATGAGCAGGCTATATGATACCGCAGAGCCCAGTTTGGTGGACGAGGAGCTGCTGCAGAAGGCAGTGGAGGAGCAAGGCCCTCAAGACCAGGCTGGGCAGATTGCCAAGGAGGAGGGCATCCAGTATGAAGAAGTCTGCCAATTGCGCCTAGACTACAAAA ACATCCTGAAGATTGATCACCTGTGGCAGTTCACGTCTCTGACCAAGCTACAACTGGACAATAACATCATTGAGAAGATTGAAGGACTGGGGCGCCTCACTAATCTGAAATGGCTAG ATCTGTCCTTCAATAACATTGAGGAGATCGAGGGGTTGGATTCTCTGGTGAAGCTGGAAGACTTGAGTCTCTACAACAACAGAATCTCTGTCATTGAGAACATGGACACACTCCTAAACCTACACGTTCTCTCTATTGGGAACAACTTCCTGGCTCAGTTGGAAAAT GTGATCTACCTTAGAAAGTTCAAGAACCTGCGCACTCTCAACCTAGCTGGAAACCCCATCTGCAAAGAGGACCGCTACAAAATCTTTGTTGCTGCCTACCTTCCAGAGTTGGTTTACTTGGACTTCAGGCTATTGGATGAACAAACA CGAGAGCAGGCGTTTGGAAAATACCAGTATGCCATTGAGGAGATGCGCCACAATGAGGCCCAGGAGAGAAGGGCGATGGACGCTAGGCAAGAGCAAGAGGACGAGCTGCAGTTGCACAGG GATGCCTTTGTGGAGCTCTTGAATGGCCCATATCTGTTTGACAGCATGTACGCAGATGATGCAGAGGCAGCAAAGCTGGCCTACCTCCCCGGAGTGTCTCTACTACTAGAGAC ATACAAGAGCCACCTGGTGGCGCTGTGTGTGCAGGTGTTTGAGATTGGCTTGGCACAGCGCACCCGGAGGGAAGACGAGGTCAAGTCCTTCTTTGACTGTTCCAGAGAAGCTGTGGACGACAACCAGCAGAGAGCAGCACAGATCGCTGCAGACTTTGAGAAAGCCAGGAGACAG GTGATGTCTGAGATGCAGCAGGCCACAGACACACGTCTCGTGGAGGCCCAGCTGAACCACTGCAGCGAGGAGATTAACCAGCTCTGTGACAGCCTCATGACCCAGGAGCTGCAGCTAGTTGACCagctggag gACATAATCAAAGATTTTGAGAGGAACATTTCAGACATGGTTGCCGGATTCATTGAAGTTGTTCAAGGAAT TTTCGCCCAGTGCCGAGACTTAGAGAACCACCATCACGAGAAGCTACTGGAAATCGCTGTGGCAACCCTGGAGCGAGTGGCCAAGAATGAGCTGGAGGAGGATATGCCTGATGATGTCCGAATG CTGTTTGTAGACAAGGACACAGTGATCAATGCAGTCAGCGCCTCCCACGACACCCACCTGCTGAAGATCGACAACCGTGAGGACGAGCTCATGATGCGCTGCAACAGCTGGATGAGTGCTCTGATGAAATCG GTACAAGATGAAGAGGTGAAGCGGAATCGCAAGCGCATCTCAGAGATTCACAACTATATTGACTACGTAAGGGATCATCTGGATGAGATGCAACATGAGCACCATTGA